A window of Argonema galeatum A003/A1 contains these coding sequences:
- the rpsG gene encoding 30S ribosomal protein S7 — protein sequence MSRRAVIQKRPIPPDSVYNSRLVTMIMRRVMRSGKESVASGIVYDALKIIEERTGGDALETFERAVRNATPLVEVKARRVGGATYQVPMEVRADRGATLALRWLIQFSRARAGRTMASKLANELMDAANETGSAIRKREETHRMAEANKAFAHYRY from the coding sequence ATGTCTCGTCGTGCTGTCATTCAAAAACGTCCCATACCACCCGACTCGGTGTATAACAGTCGCCTAGTTACCATGATTATGCGGCGGGTAATGAGAAGTGGGAAAGAGTCCGTTGCATCTGGAATTGTTTATGATGCCCTTAAAATAATTGAGGAACGGACAGGTGGAGATGCACTGGAAACGTTTGAGCGGGCTGTCCGCAATGCAACGCCCTTGGTAGAAGTGAAAGCTCGCCGGGTGGGCGGTGCGACCTACCAAGTGCCAATGGAAGTCCGTGCGGACAGGGGTGCAACGTTAGCCCTACGCTGGTTGATTCAATTTTCTAGGGCGAGAGCCGGACGAACAATGGCCAGCAAATTGGCTAACGAGCTGATGGATGCCGCTAACGAGACGGGTAGCGCAATTCGCAAACGGGAAGAAACTCACCGGATGGCGGAAGCAAATAAAGCTTTTGCCCATTATCGGTATTGA
- a CDS encoding ribonuclease HII: protein MVKSHSFKSHSFKNLPCPPCLPCPPLPPTGIVAGVDEVGRGCLFGPVVAAAVILPDAALGELAAAGIKDSKQLTSLGRQRFASRIRAMALDYQIGMASAREIDRLNIFQASLLAMKRAVIRLSVQPTLCLVDGKWPIPDLPMPQQSIVKGDEQLVAIAAASILAKVWRDELILRLAAKYPEYGLDANKGYGTARHIQALQEHGPSRWHRRSFRPCR from the coding sequence ATGGTCAAAAGTCACTCATTCAAAAGTCACTCATTCAAAAATCTCCCTTGTCCTCCTTGTCTCCCTTGTCCCCCACTCCCCCCTACGGGAATAGTTGCAGGGGTCGATGAAGTAGGGCGGGGTTGTTTATTCGGCCCGGTAGTTGCGGCTGCGGTGATCTTACCCGATGCCGCATTAGGCGAACTTGCCGCAGCCGGTATTAAAGATAGCAAACAACTAACTAGCCTTGGGCGACAACGATTTGCCTCTAGAATTCGGGCAATGGCGCTAGATTACCAAATCGGAATGGCCTCTGCCCGTGAAATTGACCGGCTCAATATTTTTCAGGCATCCTTGTTGGCAATGAAGAGAGCTGTAATAAGGCTATCGGTGCAGCCGACTCTTTGCCTAGTTGATGGTAAATGGCCTATTCCAGACCTGCCGATGCCACAACAGTCGATCGTGAAGGGTGATGAGCAGTTGGTAGCGATCGCAGCTGCCAGTATTCTGGCTAAGGTGTGGAGAGACGAGCTAATTCTTCGCTTGGCCGCCAAATACCCCGAATATGGTTTAGATGCCAATAAAGGTTACGGCACTGCGCGACATATACAGGCTCTACAAGAGCATGGCCCTTCACGCTGGCATCGGCGTTCTTTTCGTCCGTGCCGCTAA
- a CDS encoding Rne/Rng family ribonuclease: MPKQIIIAEQHRIAAVFSEDQIQELVVATGTHQVGDIYLGIVENVLPGIDAAFVNIGDPDRNGFIHVSDLGPLRLKRTAGAITELLTPQQKVLVQVMKEPTGNKGPRLTGNITLPGRYLVLMPFGRGVNLSRRIKSENERNRLRALAILLKPAGMGLLVRTEAENRPEEAIIEDLESLQKQWEAIQQEAISTRAPALLNRDDDFVQRVLRDMYSEDVNRIVVDSHTGVKRVKQQLMSWSVGKAPQGVLIDHHRDRQPVMEYFRVNAAIKEALKPRVDLPSGGYVIIEPTEALTVVDVNSGSFTRSATARETVLWTNCEAATEIARQLRLRNLAGVIIIDFIDMDSRRDQLQVLEHFNKALKADKARPQIAQLSELGLVELTRKRQGQNIYELFGRPCSTCGGLGHLVHLPSETAAREFAPLGIIAPAPKSDRESTILPPVAGSSYRSESASQTLSPSLPKSSSAFPTVEDIPDGSGMPSLRGDYRSSESRPVLPTPYGQGEAPRDSFEQENYWETDPYADDLATGSDLDVDVMNHPSYQESGAANNSRRRRRRRIGDENERPEEESGKLSPFMPSTAPASQPGIDPKWMSEPEPATSKPFSSTGPKSIRLDPSRIERPAKPETSPPEIVSVEMTPEEQQVYAFMGVSPIVRLNRQLKNPKAATVIVKLPGQAEEDIPYETAQPSTGRSDVARTEVDRTVPNFPTEQDFDYETAQPSTDRSDVDRTEADRTVPSFPTEQNFDSDSKRENEDTDTADFPAEPNDVGMTSSESDRADSLMVRRRRRRRSSATDGENNQ; this comes from the coding sequence ATGCCAAAGCAAATAATTATCGCTGAGCAGCATCGCATCGCTGCTGTATTTTCCGAAGATCAAATTCAAGAATTAGTTGTTGCTACCGGAACCCACCAAGTAGGTGACATTTATCTCGGCATTGTTGAAAACGTACTCCCTGGTATAGACGCTGCCTTTGTTAACATTGGAGACCCCGATCGCAACGGATTTATCCACGTATCTGACTTGGGGCCACTGCGGTTAAAACGCACTGCTGGGGCAATTACAGAACTGCTGACACCCCAGCAAAAAGTTCTAGTGCAAGTAATGAAGGAGCCGACGGGAAACAAAGGCCCCAGACTTACTGGCAACATTACGTTACCAGGGCGCTATTTGGTGCTGATGCCGTTTGGTCGGGGTGTAAATCTATCGAGGCGCATCAAAAGCGAAAACGAACGCAACCGTCTGAGAGCCTTAGCTATTCTGCTAAAACCGGCAGGTATGGGTTTGCTGGTGCGAACAGAGGCTGAAAATCGCCCGGAAGAAGCTATTATTGAAGATTTAGAATCGCTGCAAAAACAATGGGAGGCTATTCAACAAGAAGCGATCTCAACGCGAGCGCCTGCACTGCTAAATCGGGATGATGATTTTGTCCAGCGGGTACTGCGAGATATGTATAGCGAGGATGTGAATCGGATTGTGGTAGATTCGCACACTGGCGTCAAGCGGGTGAAGCAACAATTAATGAGTTGGAGTGTCGGAAAGGCACCGCAAGGGGTTTTGATTGACCATCACCGCGATCGTCAGCCGGTGATGGAATACTTCCGCGTTAATGCTGCCATTAAAGAAGCTCTCAAGCCTAGAGTCGATCTCCCCTCTGGAGGCTATGTGATCATTGAGCCAACAGAAGCACTTACGGTTGTTGATGTCAACTCTGGGTCTTTCACTCGATCGGCTACAGCCCGGGAAACCGTTCTCTGGACAAACTGCGAAGCCGCTACCGAAATTGCCCGTCAGCTGCGCCTGCGTAATCTTGCCGGTGTAATTATCATTGACTTTATCGATATGGATTCCCGGCGAGACCAGTTGCAGGTGCTAGAACACTTTAATAAAGCGCTCAAAGCCGACAAAGCAAGGCCGCAGATTGCACAACTGTCCGAACTTGGCTTAGTGGAACTGACCCGCAAACGGCAAGGCCAAAACATTTACGAATTATTCGGTCGTCCTTGCTCCACCTGTGGAGGATTGGGCCATCTAGTGCATTTGCCCAGTGAAACCGCCGCCCGTGAATTCGCTCCCCTGGGGATAATAGCACCCGCGCCGAAGAGCGATCGCGAATCAACAATACTGCCTCCTGTCGCTGGGTCGTCCTATCGTAGCGAATCGGCTTCCCAGACTTTAAGCCCGTCCCTGCCAAAGAGCTCGAGCGCATTTCCAACGGTAGAAGACATTCCAGACGGTTCTGGAATGCCTTCCTTAAGGGGGGATTACCGTTCGTCAGAAAGTCGTCCAGTGCTACCCACACCCTACGGACAAGGGGAAGCTCCACGCGACTCTTTTGAACAAGAAAACTACTGGGAAACAGACCCTTACGCAGACGATCTGGCGACCGGCTCGGATCTAGACGTGGATGTTATGAATCATCCCAGCTATCAGGAAAGCGGTGCAGCAAATAATTCTCGCCGTCGGCGTCGTCGCCGCATTGGTGATGAAAATGAACGCCCAGAAGAAGAGTCTGGCAAGCTGAGTCCTTTCATGCCTTCCACTGCGCCAGCTAGCCAACCGGGCATCGATCCAAAATGGATGAGCGAGCCCGAACCGGCGACTTCAAAGCCGTTTTCGTCAACAGGGCCGAAATCCATCCGGCTTGATCCATCGCGGATAGAGCGACCTGCTAAGCCAGAAACTTCACCTCCAGAGATAGTTTCTGTAGAAATGACGCCAGAGGAACAGCAAGTTTATGCGTTTATGGGCGTCTCGCCGATTGTGCGTTTAAATCGGCAGCTTAAAAATCCCAAAGCCGCAACTGTGATCGTCAAGTTGCCGGGACAAGCGGAGGAAGATATTCCTTATGAAACAGCACAACCAAGTACAGGCAGAAGTGATGTCGCTCGTACAGAAGTGGACAGAACAGTTCCGAACTTCCCAACTGAGCAAGATTTTGACTATGAAACAGCACAACCAAGTACGGACAGAAGTGATGTCGATCGTACAGAGGCGGACAGAACAGTTCCGAGCTTCCCAACTGAGCAAAATTTTGACTCAGACTCGAAGAGAGAAAACGAAGACACAGATACCGCTGACTTCCCTGCCGAGCCTAATGATGTAGGCATGACATCCAGCGAATCCGATCGGGCCGATTCTTTAATGGTACGGCGTCGTCGTCGCCGTCGCTCCTCAGCCACGGACGGTGAGAACAACCAATAA
- the tuf gene encoding elongation factor Tu: MARAKFERNKPHVNIGTIGHVDHGKTTLTAAITMTLAAIGRAKAKGYADIDAAPEEKARGITINTAHVEYETENRHYAHVDCPGHADYVKNMITGAAQMDGAILVVSAADGPMPQTREHILLAKQVGVPDLVVFLNKKDMVDDEELLELVDLEVRELLSSYEFDGDNIPIVAGSALLALEKMTKSPKTPRGEDEWVDQIYALMDAVDAYIPTPEREIDKPFLMAVEDVFTITGRGTVATGRIERGKVKVGETVELVGIRDTRSTAVTGVEMFQKTLDEGMAGDNVGLLLRGLKKEDIERGMVLAKPGTIKPHTQFEGEVYVLTEKEGGRKTPFFAGYRPQFYVRTTDVTGTIKAFTSDDGAEAEMIMPGDRIKMTVELINPIAIEQGMRFAIREGGRTIGAGVVSKILK, translated from the coding sequence ATGGCACGCGCAAAGTTTGAACGGAATAAGCCCCACGTCAACATCGGCACGATCGGTCACGTTGACCACGGCAAAACAACCTTAACAGCGGCAATTACAATGACCCTGGCAGCGATCGGTCGCGCGAAAGCCAAGGGCTATGCTGATATTGATGCTGCTCCAGAAGAAAAAGCGCGGGGGATCACCATCAACACAGCCCACGTTGAGTATGAAACTGAAAACCGACACTATGCCCACGTAGACTGCCCCGGACACGCGGACTACGTGAAAAACATGATCACTGGTGCCGCTCAAATGGACGGTGCCATTCTGGTCGTGTCGGCGGCTGATGGCCCAATGCCTCAGACGCGGGAGCATATCCTCCTAGCCAAGCAGGTGGGCGTCCCCGACCTAGTTGTCTTCTTGAATAAGAAAGACATGGTGGATGACGAAGAATTGTTGGAACTGGTGGATTTGGAAGTGCGCGAACTATTGAGTTCTTATGAATTCGATGGTGACAATATTCCCATCGTGGCAGGTTCGGCACTGCTGGCGTTGGAAAAAATGACGAAAAGTCCCAAAACCCCACGGGGTGAGGATGAGTGGGTCGATCAAATCTACGCTCTGATGGATGCTGTCGATGCCTACATTCCCACGCCAGAACGGGAGATTGACAAGCCGTTCCTGATGGCAGTAGAAGATGTGTTCACGATCACGGGTCGGGGTACAGTCGCCACTGGTCGGATCGAGCGGGGTAAAGTCAAGGTAGGCGAAACAGTCGAGCTGGTGGGAATCAGAGATACTCGCAGCACGGCTGTCACGGGTGTGGAAATGTTCCAGAAGACTCTGGACGAAGGAATGGCAGGAGATAACGTAGGGCTGTTGCTTCGGGGTCTGAAGAAGGAAGATATCGAGCGCGGTATGGTGCTAGCCAAGCCGGGTACGATTAAGCCTCACACTCAATTTGAAGGGGAAGTGTATGTACTGACGGAAAAAGAAGGTGGTCGGAAGACTCCATTTTTCGCAGGCTATCGTCCTCAGTTCTATGTGCGGACAACAGATGTAACAGGTACGATCAAAGCGTTCACATCTGATGATGGCGCTGAGGCGGAGATGATCATGCCGGGCGATCGCATCAAGATGACGGTTGAGTTAATTAACCCGATCGCGATCGAACAAGGTATGCGCTTCGCTATTCGCGAAGGCGGTCGCACTATTGGTGCGGGTGTCGTTTCTAAAATCCTGAAGTAG
- a CDS encoding LON peptidase substrate-binding domain-containing protein, which translates to MAPSSSIAVRELPLFPLPEVVLFPGRPLPLHIFEFRYRIMMNTILESDRRFGVLQMESSGNPASVGCCAEIIRYQRLPDDRMKVLTLGQQRFRVLEYVRDKPYRVGLVEWIEDRPPQKQLNSLGSEVEQLLRDVVRLSAKLTDQNIELPDDIPSLPRELSYWVASNLYGVPAEQQSLLEMEDTAARLEREAEILTSTRNHLAARTVLKDTLKS; encoded by the coding sequence ATGGCACCCTCTTCCTCAATTGCTGTGCGAGAGCTTCCTCTTTTCCCGTTGCCGGAAGTCGTTTTGTTTCCAGGTAGACCCCTGCCGCTGCATATCTTTGAGTTTCGCTACCGAATCATGATGAACACCATTCTGGAAAGCGATCGCCGCTTTGGGGTATTGCAGATGGAATCATCCGGTAACCCCGCATCTGTTGGGTGCTGTGCCGAAATTATCCGGTATCAGCGTCTACCGGACGATCGCATGAAGGTCTTAACTTTAGGCCAGCAAAGGTTCCGCGTCCTAGAGTACGTTAGAGATAAGCCCTACAGAGTTGGTTTGGTGGAATGGATTGAAGATCGACCTCCCCAGAAGCAATTAAATTCTTTGGGGTCAGAGGTGGAACAACTGTTGCGAGATGTAGTTCGTCTTTCGGCTAAGTTGACAGACCAAAATATTGAATTACCCGATGACATTCCCAGTCTGCCCAGGGAATTATCCTATTGGGTTGCCAGCAACCTCTACGGTGTACCAGCAGAACAGCAATCGCTGCTAGAAATGGAGGATACCGCCGCCCGACTCGAACGCGAAGCGGAAATTTTGACTTCCACCCGCAATCACCTGGCAGCTCGCACTGTACTGAAAGATACGCTCAAAAGCTGA
- the pheA gene encoding prephenate dehydratase, whose product MSISISHLGPTGTYAEAAALAYANWLSLEKGQKCFLCPYPSIAQTLQATADGQAHLAVVPVENSLEGSVSMTLDTLWRLDTLQIQQALVLPICHAMLSSADNLEAIRTVYSHPQALAQCQGWLDKFMPSVQQVSMNSTTEALKYLEEDGTAGAIASGRAAEIYNLPILACPINDFSSNYTRFWVLSLQPSPGGSHTSLAFSAPANLPGALVKPLQLFAKRNINLSRIESRPTKRSLGEYLFFIDIEADATQPFVKAALDELITYSETLKIFGSYSVLPIE is encoded by the coding sequence ATGAGTATATCTATTTCACACTTGGGGCCAACTGGCACTTACGCTGAAGCAGCTGCCCTAGCTTACGCTAATTGGCTGAGTCTGGAAAAAGGCCAGAAATGCTTTTTGTGTCCTTATCCCAGCATTGCCCAAACACTCCAAGCAACGGCTGATGGGCAAGCTCATCTAGCTGTTGTCCCGGTGGAAAATTCTCTTGAGGGCAGTGTATCTATGACGCTGGATACGCTGTGGCGACTGGATACTCTGCAAATTCAACAAGCTTTGGTGTTGCCGATTTGCCATGCTATGCTATCATCTGCGGACAATTTAGAAGCAATTCGGACAGTTTATTCCCACCCACAGGCTCTAGCTCAGTGTCAGGGGTGGCTGGACAAGTTTATGCCTTCGGTTCAACAGGTGTCGATGAATTCAACTACAGAGGCGTTAAAGTATTTGGAAGAGGATGGGACGGCTGGAGCGATCGCTTCAGGGCGAGCTGCCGAAATCTACAACTTACCCATTCTTGCCTGCCCAATTAATGATTTTTCGAGTAACTACACGCGGTTTTGGGTGCTAAGTTTACAACCATCTCCCGGAGGCAGTCACACCTCCCTGGCTTTTAGCGCTCCGGCGAATCTACCAGGGGCGCTTGTCAAACCGCTGCAACTGTTCGCAAAACGAAATATTAACCTGAGTCGAATTGAGTCGCGTCCAACAAAGCGATCGCTCGGCGAATATCTGTTTTTCATCGATATAGAAGCTGACGCCACTCAACCATTTGTGAAAGCAGCTTTAGATGAGTTAATAACTTACAGTGAAACTTTGAAAATTTTTGGTAGTTATAGTGTTTTACCTATTGAGTAA
- a CDS encoding HesB/IscA family protein — protein MIHLSASAASEVKRLRAKLKQRKVALFRLSVQPGGCSGMLYTMEFDDAIGETDLGLTQIARRDRVYDCNGLQVVVEAQSFPYLDGLTLDYSEDLMGGGFRFHNPNATQTCGCGNSFSIDR, from the coding sequence ATGATCCATCTCAGCGCATCAGCAGCCAGTGAAGTAAAACGGCTCAGAGCCAAGCTAAAACAGCGGAAAGTGGCACTGTTTCGGCTCAGCGTTCAGCCCGGTGGCTGTTCTGGAATGTTGTATACAATGGAGTTTGACGATGCGATCGGTGAAACAGATCTGGGTCTTACCCAGATCGCTAGGCGCGATCGGGTTTATGATTGCAATGGTTTGCAAGTGGTCGTGGAAGCTCAAAGCTTTCCATACCTTGATGGCCTCACCTTAGATTACTCAGAAGATCTTATGGGTGGCGGTTTTCGCTTTCATAATCCTAATGCGACTCAAACCTGTGGCTGCGGTAACTCCTTCTCGATCGATCGCTGA
- the rpsL gene encoding 30S ribosomal protein S12 yields MPTIQQLIRDERQKARKKTKSPALKSCPQRRGVCTRVYTTTPKKPNSALRKVARVRLTSGFEVTSYIPGIGHNLQEHSVVMIRGGRVKDLPGVRYHIIRGTLDTAGVKDRRQGRSKYGTKRPKPKA; encoded by the coding sequence ATGCCCACAATCCAACAACTAATTCGTGATGAACGGCAAAAAGCGCGCAAGAAAACCAAATCTCCAGCGTTGAAGAGTTGCCCGCAGCGCCGTGGCGTTTGTACAAGAGTTTATACAACAACTCCTAAAAAGCCCAACTCAGCTTTACGCAAAGTAGCCAGAGTGCGCCTCACCTCTGGGTTTGAAGTGACATCCTATATTCCGGGCATCGGTCATAATTTGCAAGAACACTCCGTAGTGATGATTCGGGGCGGTCGGGTAAAGGACTTGCCCGGAGTCAGATATCACATTATTCGCGGTACTTTAGATACTGCCGGAGTAAAAGATCGCCGTCAAGGTCGTTCTAAATACGGAACAAAGCGTCCTAAACCAAAGGCGTGA
- the rpsJ gene encoding 30S ribosomal protein S10 codes for MAALQQQKIRIRLKAFDRRLLDTSCEKIVDTANRTQATAIGPIPLPTRRKIYCLLRSPHVDKDSREHFETRTHRRIIDIYQPSSKTIDALMKLDLPAGVDIEVKL; via the coding sequence ATGGCAGCACTTCAGCAACAAAAAATTCGTATTCGTCTTAAGGCTTTCGATCGCCGTCTGCTCGATACTTCTTGCGAGAAGATTGTCGATACAGCCAATCGGACGCAAGCTACAGCGATCGGCCCCATTCCCCTCCCCACGCGCCGGAAAATCTATTGCCTTCTGCGTTCCCCTCACGTAGATAAAGATTCGCGGGAACATTTTGAAACGCGCACTCACCGCCGTATTATCGACATTTATCAACCTTCTTCTAAAACTATTGATGCCTTGATGAAACTCGATCTGCCAGCAGGTGTGGATATCGAAGTAAAACTTTAA
- a CDS encoding phosphomannose isomerase type II C-terminal cupin domain, translated as MAQSQEISQVTVRPSSLLATPNTVAATELRPWGSFTTLEEGRGYKIKRIEVKPGHRLSLQMHHHRSEHWIVVSGTAKVTCGDEERLLAANESTYVPQCTNHRLENPGVISLILIEVQNGEYLGEDDIVRFQDDYARN; from the coding sequence ATGGCTCAGTCTCAAGAAATTTCTCAAGTAACCGTGCGACCTTCATCCCTCCTAGCAACACCAAACACAGTTGCAGCAACAGAACTGCGTCCTTGGGGTTCCTTCACTACTTTGGAAGAAGGACGGGGTTACAAGATCAAGCGAATTGAAGTCAAGCCCGGTCACCGGCTTAGCTTACAGATGCACCATCACCGCAGCGAACACTGGATCGTGGTTTCAGGTACTGCTAAAGTAACTTGTGGAGATGAAGAACGGTTGCTTGCCGCTAATGAGTCTACATACGTTCCCCAGTGTACCAATCACAGGCTGGAAAATCCTGGTGTTATTTCTCTGATCTTGATTGAGGTGCAAAATGGAGAATATCTAGGGGAAGATGATATTGTCCGTTTTCAAGACGATTACGCCCGCAACTAG
- a CDS encoding DUF1997 domain-containing protein: protein MQTRFVASQSVEIVVPEQPIPIKHYLRQPQRLVQALVESSRIEQLGEELFRLKMRPLSFMMLTIQPTVDMRVWTEGDGIVHLKSVACQILGMEYINQRFALDLKGRLFPSQINGVTYLKGKADLQVQVELPPPFWLTPKPVLEATGNGLLKSVLLTIKHRLMHQLLLDYRKWASATANTASAQAPDLAGQSDFA, encoded by the coding sequence ATGCAAACCCGATTTGTCGCTTCCCAATCTGTTGAAATTGTTGTTCCAGAGCAACCGATTCCGATTAAGCATTATTTGCGTCAGCCTCAACGTCTCGTGCAAGCGCTGGTCGAGTCAAGTCGGATTGAGCAGCTGGGCGAGGAACTTTTTCGCCTGAAAATGCGCCCCCTCAGCTTTATGATGCTGACGATTCAACCCACTGTAGATATGCGGGTGTGGACAGAAGGCGACGGTATTGTCCATTTAAAGTCTGTGGCTTGTCAAATCCTGGGCATGGAATACATTAACCAACGGTTTGCACTTGACCTGAAAGGACGGCTGTTTCCATCCCAAATCAACGGAGTCACTTACCTGAAGGGGAAAGCGGATTTACAAGTGCAAGTTGAACTACCACCTCCATTCTGGTTAACCCCCAAGCCAGTGCTGGAAGCTACTGGCAACGGTTTGCTTAAAAGTGTATTGTTAACGATTAAACATCGGTTGATGCACCAACTGCTGTTGGATTATCGCAAATGGGCGAGTGCTACGGCAAATACTGCTTCTGCTCAAGCACCAGATCTAGCAGGTCAGTCAGACTTTGCTTAG
- the fusA gene encoding elongation factor G, whose product MARIVPLERTRNIGIAAHIDAGKTTTTERILFYSGTVHKIGEVHEGTTVTDWMEQERERGITITAAAITTSWKDHKINIIDTPGHVDFTIEVERSMRVLDGVIAVFCSVGGVQPQSETVWRQADRYNVPRIVFVNKMDRTGANFYKVYDQIVDRMRSNAVPIQLPIGSENDFQGIIDLVRMKASFYKDDQGKEIEERDIPADLQDKADEFRLKLIEAVAETDDVLTEKYLEGEEFTEAEIKTALRKGTIAGTIVPLLCGSAFKNKGVQPLLDAVVDYLPAPIDVPPIQGQLLDGSPVLRTAADSEPMSALAFKIMADPYGRLTFIRVYSGVLKKGSYVLNSTKDKKERVSRLIVLKADERIDVDELRAGDLGAALGLKDTITGDTICDENAPVILESLFIPEPVISVAVEPKTKQDMEKLSKALNSLSEEDPTFRVRNDPETNQTVIAGMGELHLEILVDRMLREFKVEANVGAPQVAYRETIRKAVRAEGKFIRQSGGKGQYGHAVIEVQPGEPGTGFEFVSKIVGGVIPKEYIKPIEEGIKESCESGILAGYPVIDLRATLVDGSYHDVDSSEMAFKIAGSMAIKDAVMKASPVLLEPMMKVEVEVPENYLGDVMGDLNSRRGQIEGMGSEQGIAKVTTKVPLAEMFGYATDIRSKTQGRGIFSMEFSHYEEVPRNVAEAIIAKSKGNA is encoded by the coding sequence GTGGCACGTATCGTCCCGCTTGAAAGAACACGCAACATCGGGATTGCAGCCCACATTGATGCGGGCAAGACAACAACAACAGAACGGATTCTGTTCTATTCGGGAACGGTTCATAAGATTGGAGAAGTCCATGAAGGAACCACCGTAACTGACTGGATGGAGCAAGAGCGGGAGCGAGGAATTACCATTACTGCTGCCGCAATCACCACCAGTTGGAAAGACCATAAAATCAACATCATCGATACACCAGGGCACGTTGACTTCACCATTGAAGTCGAACGTTCCATGAGGGTATTAGATGGGGTGATCGCTGTATTCTGCTCGGTAGGTGGAGTGCAGCCTCAATCGGAGACAGTTTGGCGGCAGGCAGATCGGTATAACGTGCCTCGGATTGTCTTCGTCAATAAAATGGATCGGACGGGAGCAAACTTCTATAAAGTTTACGACCAGATCGTCGATCGCATGAGGTCAAATGCAGTACCTATTCAGCTTCCTATAGGGTCAGAAAATGACTTCCAGGGAATCATAGACTTGGTACGCATGAAAGCCTCGTTCTATAAAGACGATCAAGGAAAAGAAATCGAGGAAAGAGACATTCCGGCTGACCTGCAAGACAAAGCAGACGAATTCCGGCTCAAGCTGATCGAAGCCGTAGCCGAAACAGATGATGTCCTAACCGAGAAATACCTAGAAGGCGAAGAATTCACCGAAGCGGAAATCAAAACGGCACTGCGGAAAGGTACTATAGCTGGTACGATCGTGCCCCTGCTCTGCGGTTCGGCTTTCAAAAACAAAGGCGTTCAGCCATTGTTGGATGCCGTGGTTGATTACCTGCCCGCCCCAATAGACGTTCCTCCCATTCAAGGCCAATTGCTAGATGGCAGCCCGGTATTGCGGACCGCCGCAGATAGCGAGCCGATGTCAGCCTTAGCCTTCAAGATCATGGCAGACCCCTACGGTCGCCTAACCTTCATTCGGGTTTACTCTGGCGTCCTCAAAAAGGGCAGCTACGTCCTTAACTCAACCAAAGATAAAAAGGAACGAGTATCTCGCCTGATTGTGTTGAAGGCGGACGAACGGATTGATGTGGATGAACTAAGAGCGGGTGACTTAGGCGCTGCGCTTGGTCTGAAGGACACCATTACCGGCGATACCATCTGCGATGAAAACGCCCCTGTGATTCTAGAGTCCTTGTTTATTCCAGAGCCAGTCATCTCCGTAGCTGTTGAACCAAAAACCAAACAGGATATGGAGAAGCTCTCCAAAGCTCTCAATTCCTTGTCGGAAGAAGACCCCACCTTCCGAGTCCGCAATGACCCCGAAACCAACCAAACCGTGATCGCGGGGATGGGCGAATTGCACCTGGAAATTCTGGTTGACCGGATGTTGCGCGAATTCAAGGTAGAAGCAAATGTCGGTGCGCCGCAAGTTGCTTACCGCGAAACGATACGCAAAGCTGTCAGGGCAGAAGGTAAATTTATCCGTCAAAGCGGTGGTAAAGGTCAGTACGGTCACGCAGTGATCGAAGTCCAACCTGGAGAACCGGGAACCGGCTTTGAATTCGTCTCCAAAATTGTCGGTGGTGTCATTCCCAAAGAATACATCAAACCGATCGAGGAAGGAATCAAAGAAAGCTGCGAATCAGGGATTTTGGCCGGATACCCGGTGATTGACCTGAGAGCAACCCTGGTAGATGGGTCTTACCACGACGTAGACTCCTCAGAAATGGCCTTTAAAATTGCTGGGTCAATGGCAATCAAAGACGCTGTGATGAAGGCTTCGCCCGTGCTGTTGGAGCCTATGATGAAAGTTGAGGTGGAAGTTCCCGAAAACTATTTGGGAGATGTAATGGGTGACCTCAACTCCCGTCGCGGTCAAATCGAAGGAATGGGCTCCGAACAGGGAATTGCCAAGGTAACCACTAAGGTACCGCTGGCAGAAATGTTTGGCTACGCTACGGATATCCGGTCTAAGACGCAAGGCCGGGGCATCTTCTCGATGGAGTTTAGCCACTACGAAGAAGTGCCGCGTAACGTGGCTGAAGCTATCATCGCCAAGAGCAAAGGGAACGCATAA